The window GTGGAGAGCACGTTGGAAGTGCCGTCACCGCGCAGGGCGCGGATGAGGGCGGCAATGCTGAAGCCGTCGGAAACGAAGCGACCGATGCCCATGGTCAGGCCTTCAGGAATGGCAGGCACCTGATTGGCGGCAATGGCGCCGCCGATTTCACCAATGCTGGAGCCGGTGCCGGAGGCGAAGTTGGTCACCCCCACCGGCCCTTCCCGATCGGGAACGGCATTGGCCGCCCACTGCACTCCCAGCTCTGCCGCCCGCTTCAGGGAAATGTCGGCGATGACACCCTCCACCAGCACCTGGGCCCGGCGCACATCCAGCTGCCGGATCACCGCCTGCAGGGAACGGAACACCTCCATGGGGGCGGTGATCACCAGAGCATTGGTGGCCTCGTCTGCCTGGATGGTGAAGCCGGCGCCCCGCGCCGGTGCGGTTTTGCCTTTCTTAGCCTGCGTTTCCTTGGACACGCTCTCACCGATGCCGGTGAGCACGGGCACCAGTTCCTTGGCATTGGCGTAGCGCAGATAGACCACGTGGATGTTGCCCTCCCGTTCCAGGGGGATGTCCAGGTGGGAGACGATGGCCCGCAGGCGCAGACGCTTGGATTTGCCACCGCTCACCAAGATGGTGTTGGTGCGTTCATCGGCAATAAGGGTGGGAATGTCCTGTCTCGCGGCTTGCTGGCCGCTGGGCCGGGTTTTTTGTTCCAGCGCGGTGAGGATGCGCACCACTTCCGCCGCCGAGGCATGTTGCAGGGGAATGACTTCGATTTCGTCTTCCACGCTGGGCTGGTCGATGCGGGCAATGATCCGGGTCAAGCGGTCGATGTTGGCGGCCCGGTCGGAAATGATCAGTACATTGCTGGGCTGGTAGGCCACCATGTGCCCCTGCTGGGGCACCAGCGGCCGCAAAATGGGCACCAGCTGGGCGGCGGACACATGATCCACGGGGATGACCCGGGTGACCATCTCGTCCCCCTGGCCCGGAAAGCGCCGGTCGGCGAGAGGCAAGCCGGTTTGCTTGGCATTCACATCGGGAACGATTTTGACGATCTCGCCGCTGTCCACCGCGGCAAACCCGTGCACCTGCAAGACGGACAAAAAGACTTCGTAGATTTCTTTTTTGTTGAGGGGCTTGCCGGAGACGATGGTCACCTTCCCTTTGACCCGCGGATCAATGACGAAATTCCGCCCGGTTTGCTCCGCCACCCAGCCGATCACGGATTCCAGGTCCGTGTCTTTGAAGTTCAGGGTCATGGTCTGGGCGGCAAGCGCGCCGCCCAAAGTCCACAGCGCCATCACTGCGGC is drawn from Gammaproteobacteria bacterium and contains these coding sequences:
- the gspD gene encoding type II secretion system protein GspD, translating into MFTWIRFQGRRWRRYAAVMALWTLGGALAAQTMTLNFKDTDLESVIGWVAEQTGRNFVIDPRVKGKVTIVSGKPLNKKEIYEVFLSVLQVHGFAAVDSGEIVKIVPDVNAKQTGLPLADRRFPGQGDEMVTRVIPVDHVSAAQLVPILRPLVPQQGHMVAYQPSNVLIISDRAANIDRLTRIIARIDQPSVEDEIEVIPLQHASAAEVVRILTALEQKTRPSGQQAARQDIPTLIADERTNTILVSGGKSKRLRLRAIVSHLDIPLEREGNIHVVYLRYANAKELVPVLTGIGESVSKETQAKKGKTAPARGAGFTIQADEATNALVITAPMEVFRSLQAVIRQLDVRRAQVLVEGVIADISLKRAAELGVQWAANAVPDREGPVGVTNFASGTGSSIGEIGGAIAANQVPAIPEGLTMGIGRFVSDGFSIAALIRALRGDGTSNVLSTPSLLTLDNEEAEIVVGQNVPFITGSFTNVSGAAAPSNPFQTIKRENVGVTLKVKPTINEGSTIKLEVEQTVDSLAASSGNAADVITNTRSIRTTVMVDDGDVVVLGGLLTDDLRENVQKVPGLGDIPLLGSLFRYKTTTKDKTSLMVFLHPVIMRDPEFAAQVTNAKYNFMRAQQLGLQERGVALLPGEAVPVMPSMKALTELPAPFDAQGPDPQTADPAVAP